A part of Caretta caretta isolate rCarCar2 chromosome 1, rCarCar1.hap1, whole genome shotgun sequence genomic DNA contains:
- the LOC142070946 gene encoding uncharacterized protein LOC142070946 — protein MQSSSAQVTMMESQNHKRAPAWTEREVRDLIAVWREESVLSELRSSFRNAKTFLKISQGMKDRGHNRDPKQCRVKLKELRQAYQKTREANSRSGSEPQTCRFYDELHAILGGSATTTPAVLFDSFNGDGGNTEVGFGDEEDDDDEVVDSSQQASGETGFPDSQELFLTLDLEPVPPEPTQGCLLDSAGGEGTSAACVSMITGSSPSQRLVKLRKKKKRTRDEMFSELMLSSHTDRAQTNAWRQIMSECRKAQNDREERWRAEESKWRAEESKWRAEDRAEAQRWRQRDERRQDSMLRLLQDQTSMLQCMVELQQRQLEHRLPLQPLCNQPPSSPSSIASTPRRPRTRWGGLRPTSHSTTEDCPKKRRLSFNKF, from the exons atgcagagctcatcagcacaggtgaccatgatggagtcccagaatcacaaaagagctccagcatggaccgaacgggaggtacgggatctgatcgctgtttggcgagaggaatccgtgctatcagaactccgttccagttttcgaaatgccaaaacctttctgaaaatctcccagggcatgaaggacagaggccataacagggacccgaagcagtgccgcgtgaaactgaaggagctgaggcaagcctaccagaaaaccagagaggcgaacagccgctctgggtcagagccccaaacatgccgcttctatgatgagctgcatgccattttagggggttcagccaccactaccccagccgtgttgtttgactccttcaatggagatggaggcaatacggaagtaggttttggggacgaagaagatgatgatgatgaggttgtagatagctcacagcaagcaagcggagaaaccggttttcccgacagccaggaactgtttctcaccctagacctggagccagtaccccccgaacccacccaaggctgcctcctggactcagcaggcggagaagggacctctg ctgcatgtgtttcaatgatcacaggatcttctccttcccagaggctagtgaagcttagaaagaaaaaaaaacgcactcgcgatgaaatgttctccgagctcatgctgtcctcccacactgacagagcacagacgaatgcgtggaggcaaataatgtcagagtgcaggaaagcacaaaatgaccgggaggagaggtggagggctgaagagagtaagtggcgggctgaagagagtaagtggcgggctgaagacagggctgaagctcaaaggtggcggcagcgtgatgagaggaggcaggattcaatgctgaggctgctgcaggaccaaaccagtatgctccagtgtatggttgagctgcagcaaaggcagctggagcacagactgccactgcagcccctctgtaaccaaccgccctcctccccaagttccatagcctccacacccagacgcccaagaacgcggtgggggggcctccggccaaccagccactccaccacagaggattgcccaaaaaaaagaaggctgtcattcaataaattttaa